The sequence TACAGTACTCAATTCAAGTGGTTGCAATTTATTTAGGTTAGCTGATCTCCAATTTTTTTTGCTGATctccaattttttttgtaaataatattATAGTTTTGAAAGGTTAAGGGTCCGATCGAGAAACACTCGTCACAGTTTGAAGAGTTACGCAGAagagtaagtcttttgtgagacggtatcacgaatctttatctgtgagacgagtcaattataccgatattctcaataaaaaataatactcttagcataaaaagtaatacttttcatggatgacccaaataagagatccgtctcacaaaatatgacacgTGAGATCGTaccatacaagtttttgtctatgtagaataattaaaattaaatgttctagtttttatataaaaataaataaatacgaggtattatatatatatatatatatattattatttaagttGTTTATGTAGACTATAAAATCTTAATAgttatgattaattaattcatgaTTATGGTTACGGTTTAGGAACCAAAAttgttaattgatttttttttgaaagaaattgttaatttgattttatatcTTGTAATGACCTATTTTACTAAATAATATCTAAGTTGAAATAATTGGTTGTAAAAACATATCGTAGTCGTAAGAAATAGtgattaagattttatttttcccAGAGATAGGTGTTTTAGGATATTCATTGATGGATTCACttttttaactatttttttgTATATCCTACTTGGAATAAATTTAGTGACCTCCCACTAAATTATATGTCTTGATTAAGGGAAATCTAATAGTATAAATTCCCCATCTAACATGATACAAGATGTATAATGATACTAAAAATCAACATGCTACAAATTATATTCATTAATTTAATAGCAGGTTTTTTGCGAGATAGGTCattgatatttatttgtgagacgtatcattcatgtatatatttacaataaaaagtaatatttttgacataaaaattaataatttttcacgAACGACTCAAAAAGAAGATATGACTGTCTCataagaatttttgtgttaatttAAATGTGCAACATTTGATTTGACGTAAACCTAAATCTAATAGTATAAATTCCACAATCTATATGCTAGAAGATGTACAATAATACTAAAATTCAAcacttaatattattttaaataactttatTCGTATTTGAGTCAACTAAAgttatttaaattaatgaatGTGTTGAATTTTAGTATTATTATACATCTTCTAGCATGTTAGATTTAGGGAATTTATACTAATAGATTTCACTTAATTAAGACATACGGTCACTATTTTAGCAAAACCCTCCTCAGATCAAAAATATATTACGAAAACTAATTAACCCtaatttatatttgtatattaattttttaataagcaTTCAGTATTGACTTACCGACAAATATTTGTTTCatttcatgtatatattttttgctCTTTAAAAACCAAATAATGAATCAGAATAAAAACAgatttctaatatatttttccATAATCCATAGTAAtcacacatttttttttcagtCGATATAGAAATTAAAGCCGCATTTTccgtaaaaaaatatacatttttaataataatgtaattttatttcaaagttACGAACATTAACACcttttacaaatatattttgaaaaattaataaatcactTTTTTAGTTAGTTTAATAACTTGATTAAAGTCAAATCAGTAGGTTTAATTTGTGTAAAGACTCGACCAGGCAAGCGGCAAGCTTCACCGGGAGGTCATCCATCACAAAATTACTCTAAATCAAACACGCTTAATTTTGAAGTTTTGAAGTTACAAGCTTTAgaaaagaatatgtattttgttGGTATAAATAATACTTATTAATCGTACCTGTATAGTCTCAGAATGCCTCTTATTGTGGTGAGAAATCTATTAATTCATGTTGTCATTCGTCTAGAAGTCTTCTCAGAGCTATTCTTTGTCCATGCTATCTCATTGCACTTGTGATTACTCATCATCTTCTTCGACTCAGGATTTCACATCCcagcttattattatttttttaaaaaaaattaagttgttCGTGATAGttactaaaaatatttatttcattaattagaaaaatatattgtcTATTTTTGTGaacaattttcatttttgttgtataaattatgaaataaataattagtaaattaattaaaaataagagtGTTATTTGCAATGTTGGGGTTGCGATACCACACTAGTTTTTCTAAGGTGCTCTTTATAATATAGTATAAATTTATGAACTTTTACATAGAAATCAAattcatttataaaaattgCTCATACTTAGTTCACCCCAACATGAatttagttttaattaaaaaatggttGTGTATTAAGTGTAAATTAtatgttataaaataattttttttgtaaattatttttttgggtgTTCAGtattcatcaaatttaattatctttCTTTCTAACAAGAATATCTAATATTATGAAGACTAGATTAATGTTAGAAACATATAAatcacaaataataataaataaataaatggtaggtttgaataatatttatttcaataattacggggcttaaaattttaaaatcaaactaATTAGAAAATTTGTTAACATTTATTTAGGAGGCTACCCACCGTGTGTATCTATAAATTTAGGATTTTGTCGACTCATTACTTCCCatcaaagaaagatttgaaactttgaaaaattcgaaaattaggACGATATCGTGCAAATAACCAAATTTAAGATtcaatatttaatcatattttttaagaataatTACCTGAAAATTCTCTACGAactcaaatttatatttttgtctttttattatttaaataaatatattattttatccacaaaaattaAACGTGTCTTCTCTATCtagaatataatttttaaaaaaatattgtttttcaattattatgaaataagagtaaatacttattttgacatacaaattaccaattaaagggtttcaaatacttgatttcgctatttaaatactttaaatatataagaaaatacaatattttagaGTAATCACCACAAATTCAGTAAATATTGgtcttttcattgaaaatgtGCTAAGATGACGTattcatgtcatctaatttttgaaaaaatttagtTTCTCACTTATCATGGAATTAGAAAAAGTACTTATTTTGATCGATAAAGTACCTATTTTGGGGTtcgatatttgatttgattatttgaatacttcaaatgtgtaaaaaaatacttgattttcaattaatattaagtgacttttgatAGAGTCATTTGTATAGTTAAAATGTAATATCTAAATtgatacaaaaaatatttaattacagTCTACAAAGATACGATTTTACTTCCTAAATACttttatctaattatttaaaaatgtcaaaatataatttgaagttattattaaatgatttttgataTGTCATTTGTGAAGATAAAACATGTTAAAATATTCACAGAGTCGAATGATAGAtgacatgaaaattttaagggTCTCTTCATTACGCAggagaattaattaaatttgctGTGGGATTAGCAGACAAGACTGGCTATCCAACATTCCTTACTTCTTAACGGCATTTTCCAAGACTGATCAATAAGTCCATCAATCATATGTCTCAATCAAACTTGGggaaaataaattgtaaaaagAAGGCAACaaattcatgaataaaaattatcTCAATGGCACACCAAACAAAAGAGGTTAGCAGTATCCATCACAGCAAACAGTATAGTGCTAAAAAAAGTctgaaaatcaaatatttctttgCTAAAGCAATCACTGTCTCGAGATATACAATCCGGCATCGTATACTTTCTCATCAGTTCCGACCGAGTGGCAATGATCTGCAGCTATAagtctccttgaaatttgacttcTTAGATGAAGTGAAGATCGATTCATACACCGACTTGGTAGCATTTGTCGGTATAGCATCCGTTGCCTTGAACTTCTTAGACAGCCCATTGCCATCACCTTTTACTAACTCCATCCTATGTTTTTTCCCATTCTCAGTCGATTTTCCCGGCTTCTCCTCATTCACATTGCTCATCTTCTTTGATTTCTTGCCATTATCCTTTTTTGCTTTCTCCTCTTCTTTCAGCTTCTCCCACAAAGCTGTTACCTCATCTTCGCTCCCATTGATGACTAATCTATCATTTTCTGTGAACTCTTTATGACAAACCAAACAACCCGCcgacttcacctccttcaaactCTTTGCGCTCAAAACATGCCCACAACTTTTTATGGCAAAAAACTTGTATTTCCCGTTGAATTCTAGGCCCGAAATCGGGCACTGGAATTTCACAGCTCCATCACCACCTCTGACTCCAGGTATCGGCACCAGCTCAACCGGAATCATATCCTTCAAACCCTTAATATATCCAAACTCCTTGGGCAAATTCTTCAAAAGCAGCCCCTCGACTAAAGCCTCCTTATTGAACAAATTCCCCAATTTATCAATAACTACAGGGTGCCTGAGCGGTTCGTTGGATAAACTACAGTTAACCCATTTAGAGAGACGTAACTCATTCGGATCCACCTTATCCGGCTTTTTCACGGCGTACATATTCAGATAGCAGTCTCGAGACTCAGCTCCGGTGGCTCCTCCATCTCCTCCGCCGCCACATAATCGGAAATTTGCCGTGAGAGTTGACAAAGAGGGGATTCGAGAATTCGGGAAGAGGGGAGTGGCGTCCAAAAGGGGTTTGCCATTTAGAGTGAAGAAAAGGGATTCATGGGGAACCGAAGCTTCAGGAAAAAGGGAAGATTTCAGGTGGTGGAGTGTAAAATTAGGGCTGGGGTTTCGGAAAATCATGGAACGGGTGGGGATTTGAGGGTCCACGAATCGgacaaaaatttgatgaatttgAGTTTCAGATATCATACTTACAAAGGAATTCCGACAACAATCTGATAGGATTGCAACTTGAATGGCTGCAATTTACGAGTTACACTAGATCGGATGAAGAAGAAGAGCTTAATTTgtgtacatatacatacatactaATATTAGACGGAGAGAGATGAACCTAGAGTTGAAAATGGGCTGGATCAGCATTCAGATATGGATCTGGACCGATTTACATATTGGACATCAAGATTTCTTTTATGTGGGCCTAACATTTTTAgatcataatatattaatattttttcaataaagGGTTAAATCTAGTTCATATAGATCAAGTAGTTAAATCACATATTTGGTTTTACAGCAATACTTTTACTTGATTATCCATCCCTTTTTTTTTGTGAGATTCTTCATTCCTAAGCAAATAGAAAAggtaattcaaaataaatttagacAAGTGTGATACGATGTCCTTGTTGAGAGTTTTTCGATTCAAGATTGTCTGATATTGATCCTGATCGCTTGCTCTAAAACCCTAGTGCAAGACGGAAAATCTGATGGCAGATATGTCCTTGTCTTCAGAAGAGGATGATTGATTGCTCTTGGGGTAGCCTGATTCAGATACACATCCTCCATCTTCCAAACTATTGTTACTTAGGAGGCTTCTCGCATATCATACCATCAATTTAGGGGATATGAAAATTGAATTTCAGATATTTGGAGACTAGTTAAATGAGTGACCATCAGAGAAATGGTGGGGCACAAATACCTATCCAATACCtcatatagattttttttttggagacaCTTTATTTGAAAGATTATTTACAGTTAAAATAGTTTCACCTCACATGTCATGTGGAAAACCAGAACTCAACAACAATTTATTCgttatttttttcaaagaattattttttctttctgcAATGTTTTTTTTGTTGAGGAGAATAAGTTATAAATCTTTCATGTCTATTTCCGTCTTGTGCACAAAACTCATCGAATGATGATTCATATTCACATTTACGATCacttttaagaatttaatttttttgttaagttGATTTTAAACTTCACTTTTTATAGCATCAATCTTTCTATGACTTCATCCTTACTTGTTAGAAGATACATATAACAGAATTTTGTGTTATtaccaacaaaaataataaaatatttattttcatcagGTATTTGCACTCCTTTAAATCACATACACCTGTGTGAATTAAAATCAAGGAGTTCATTATTTCTTTcaatcagtgttctaaaaagcccgcttaagc comes from Primulina huaijiensis isolate GDHJ02 chromosome 2, ASM1229523v2, whole genome shotgun sequence and encodes:
- the LOC140971320 gene encoding uncharacterized protein — translated: MISETQIHQIFVRFVDPQIPTRSMIFRNPSPNFTLHHLKSSLFPEASVPHESLFFTLNGKPLLDATPLFPNSRIPSLSTLTANFRLCGGGGDGGATGAESRDCYLNMYAVKKPDKVDPNELRLSKWVNCSLSNEPLRHPVVIDKLGNLFNKEALVEGLLLKNLPKEFGYIKGLKDMIPVELVPIPGVRGGDGAVKFQCPISGLEFNGKYKFFAIKSCGHVLSAKSLKEVKSAGCLVCHKEFTENDRLVINGSEDEVTALWEKLKEEEKAKKDNGKKSKKMSNVNEEKPGKSTENGKKHRMELVKGDGNGLSKKFKATDAIPTNATKSVYESIFTSSKKSNFKETYSCRSLPLGRN